One Gossypium arboreum isolate Shixiya-1 unplaced genomic scaffold, ASM2569848v2 Contig00389, whole genome shotgun sequence genomic window, GAAAATAAATTAATCTTGATGTTTATAGAGAAGAAAACCATAAACAACTTACGTTAAATTTATGGGCCGTTCCAATAAAGGAATTATGCCTCCAAAAATAGGCGTATACTGCATTGTGCTGCGAGCACACGGTATTCTTTAGTAAAAGGCGAAAGAATAGTTCGCTCTGTGCTCACAGCGCAGCTCCATGAATGAAACGGTCTATTTTTGCTTCTATTTATAGGAGTTTGTTGGGTGCTGTTTTCTGTTTCTTAGACATGTGGGATTCTGCTTTTCTCGAGCTTCTACAACTTTTCCCTTGTTTTTCATGCCATAGTTCCCTTTTCTGGTAATATTTAGGTGCTTCTTCCtgaaactatatatatattttccgtGGCCTTGTTTATATGAAGAAACTGGTTTTGAAAAGCTTCCTGATTTCCCGAGCCTTTTATTAACTACTTTATACTGAGTTTATACCAAGCAAATTTTCAACGCTCTATTAATGGTTTGCAGGGCATCTAACTATGGATTTTATAGGAAGCAACCTTATAACAGTATGAGCAGGTAATAACAATGCGCTAAACAGCAAATTAATGGAACCTCTAAATGGAGCTGCTTCATTTGGATTAACTTCCACAGCGAATCATCAATGAAATTGAATCTGTTACCATATAGAAAATCAAAAGTAAAACCAATGAGCATCCCTTCTTGGACTGAGAGACTCATAAGACGGTCTTTGCAAACTGAAAATCAACCAGCATATCCTATATCACGATTGAATGTACTCAAGAAGAGCTGCTAGCATCACTTTCGCCCGCCTTCTTCTTGAGGAAGGCATGAGTGAGCACAGTCTTCGACTGCAAAGATGCCTTTAGTAACTTCACACCCTGTTTGCAGAAAAGCAAGTTTAAAACCAGCGTTGCATAATCGACAATGAAAGAGCCTCACATTCTTAAAATTTCTCACTTGTTATATAAAAATAAGGCAGCAAATCAAATGGGGTTATTTCTTACCTCATCTATTCCTATATTTATGGTTTTCTCTTCAAGAACCCCTACATCTTTTATATTGAACTTGTTGAGTAAAGTGAAACAAGAAATGGCTGACATGGGCGTTACAACAAGATCATCCATGATTATATATGTAACAACCCCTTTCACATAACCTCCCTCATTAGTAGATGACCCCTTTCTTGGATTCACAATGGTTGCAGTTTGAGTCATAACATTTTTGCAGGAAGGACAAAGGGATTTAGAATCATTGGAAACATAGAAACCACAGTTGCCACGATAGTAATAATTACCGCACAGATAAATTCCGATGGGTTTCGATGATTCAATTGTTGGCAACAAAGGAGGCACATTTGCAGCATTGTTGGGAACTATAGGCTTCAAAAGGGTGTCTTTGTTTGCTGGTGAGTGAATGTAGGTATAGTTCATATTCTCAAGGCTGTCGTAAAGGTTTCCAAGGGAACCCACCATCTGTTCTTTGGTGAGAAGCCTTATGACAGTACCAACAGGTAATGACAGAATGTTGAACATAAAATCGACAAATTCTTTCCCAGATTCTGCAAATAAAACTCTTTGGCTAGTTGAGTCAACAAGAAGTTTCAAGGTAATAGTGTTGGTAGCCATGCCTTGATAGATATCGTGTCTAGGCTCTTTACAATGACTAATGGGGACGGATGGCCTAAGCAAATATATAACTACTTCACTCAAGATATACTAAAAGACCAAGTCTTTAATTTAGTTTAAACTTTAAACTCCTTTAtcctttattttaaatttatttaactttatttttgaattttgaatatttGTTATTTAAATTTCCTTTATCATAGGATTTATCTTcgttttttaaaatttccatcCAAGAGACACAATTAGTAGAACAAAACGTCACCTATTTGATACTATAGTTTCTTCTTTACCCAAGAACTGTTGGAACTAAGAATGAGAGATGAATGAAGTTAacagtttcttgagcttaaaggCTCGATACTTGCTGAGCAAACAAAACAGCATTGGACTTGAAGAATAAAAgaaagcaaagaaaagagaattgGATGATAAATTCTGATGATTTTCATTAACAATAAAGGATGGTCAAAATCAAGCAAATGTCACCCaaacatttacctaacaccaCTAAACTACATTGTAACTTGTTAAACATAACTTGTACATTTTGCAAAGTTGATTTACCAGCTCAAGCTTCACCTAATTACATCAAATATGTTTCGTACTTAGTTCAAATCTGACTAAGTTACAAAACAACAATTAATGtaacaaaacaaaatgaaatacaACAGCAGCAATGTGCTTTAGCTCTTGCATGCATGGTTCGGGCAGATTGTTCTGCTTCTTGATGCTTCATGTGCAGCATGCAGGCCAACTTCAACAAGAACACAGTACTAAGCACCGACTTGGACTGCGATGGTGTCCTCGGCAATTTCAGTCCCTATTTGAAtatgttatttaaattatttgaattataaaattcaactcgaattcgtaactcgaaattttttcgaATAGAATTTTACAAAAAGACACTGAGAATTGATTCCATTGAATTAATAATTGTATAAAGCGTCATCAACTCTGTTTCGAGATGGCCAACCATAAAGTGGCAAATACATATGGCACAGTTCAGGTTATAAGCAATCTGGCGAATAGTCCAAGTCTAAGTCATTTGGTGGACAGTCTGAAAGTGCAAGAATGTTGACGGACTCTCCATATGCGACAAGTAAGAACAAGCTCGCCGATGCTCAAGCTGCGCATTGTATGGCGAACTGTACTGTGAAGCTGCCGACCATTTGGCGGATTGAAGACATGTGGATTGAATTCGCCAATTGCATGGAAATATTTTGGTGCATGTTGCACAAGTTATATTATACGTGTTAGATAAaacaaattttttcaaaatttgttttaattgaattaatgAAGTTCTAAcactatataatttatatttgaaaatgaggatgaaatataaaaatcattttggaTTGCTAATCTTCTTTATTTTGCTTTCTTTGTTCATAAAACCAATAAACTCTTATTCTTGAAGCAAATAAAAAAGACAGCCATAAAAGTTCAAATTAAATTTGTGGGCCATTCCAATAAAGGAATTAAGCCTCCAAAAATAGGCGTATGCTGCCTTAAGCTGCGAGCACACGGTATTCTTTAGTAAAAGGCGAAAGAATAGTTCGCTTTGCGCTCACAGCACAGCTCCGTGAGTAAATCAGTTGATTTGCGCTTTCATTTATAGCTGTCTGTTGGGTGCTGTTTTCTTTTTCTCAGAATGTGGGATTCTGCTTTCCTCGAGCTTTTACTGCTTTTTCCCCTTATTTTTCATGCTTTATTTTTACAAAACATAGTTCCCTTCTCTGCTAATATTGAGGTATTTCTTCCTGAAACTATATGTTTTTTTCTTCCATGGTCTATTTATATGAGGAAACTGGCTTTTGAAGGGCAAGTATATGTTAGATCAATTTCATTATAAAATTGACGATTAGCTCTACAAGCATCCAAATGCCGGTATAGTGTGTTGTTGATTGCATTTGTATGTTTGGCAACAAGAGATTTTGAGGTTTCAACAATGTATCCAACCACGGATTTTATAGTAAGCAACCTTATAACAGTACCAGCAGGAAATAACAATATGTCCAACAGCAAATAACTGGAACCAGCCATGTAACATAAATGGAGTTGATTTATTAGGATTAACCTCCACAGCAAATCATACATGACTGAACTTAATCGAATCTGTTACCATATAGACAATCCATGTTATCCAAATCTGGGACAAATAGAATACCGGTACATCTGCATGTTCAATTTTTAGATCACTTTAAGCATAGGACTAAGGTGGGGGATTTGATCTTCTGCACAAAAAGAggtaaaacttaaaa contains:
- the LOC108488009 gene encoding uncharacterized protein LOC108488009, with translation MATNTITLKLLVDSTSQRVLFAESGKEFVDFMFNILSLPVGTVIRLLTKEQMVGSLGNLYDSLENMNYTYIHSPANKDTLLKPIVPNNAANVPPLLPTIESSKPIGIYLCGNYYYRGNCGFYVSNDSKSLCPSCKNVMTQTATIVNPRKGSSTNEGGYVKGVVTYIIMDDLVVTPMSAISCFTLLNKFNIKDVGVLEEKTINIGIDEGVKLLKASLQSKTVLTHAFLKKKAGESDASSSS